From a single Bacteroidota bacterium genomic region:
- a CDS encoding aspartate 1-decarboxylase yields MTIQVLKSKIHRARITQAELNYVGSITIDPDLLEVANMIEGEKVHVLNVNNGERLETYIITGKRGSGEICINGPAARKMYLGDLVIIVSFASMDFEEAKSFKPWICFPDAENHPVRS; encoded by the coding sequence ATGACCATACAAGTATTAAAATCTAAAATCCACCGCGCCCGAATTACTCAGGCTGAGTTAAATTATGTTGGCAGCATTACCATCGATCCGGACTTACTGGAAGTCGCCAATATGATTGAAGGTGAAAAAGTACATGTTTTGAACGTTAACAATGGCGAACGGCTTGAAACTTATATTATTACAGGAAAAAGAGGCAGTGGTGAAATCTGTATTAACGGACCTGCTGCGAGGAAAATGTATTTGGGAGACCTCGTAATTATTGTTTCCTTTGCCAGCATGGACTTCGAAGAGGCAAAATCCTTTAAACCATGGATTTGCTTCCCTGATGCGGAGAATCATCCCGTAAGATCCTAA
- a CDS encoding T9SS type A sorting domain-containing protein — protein MRRQFIQSIVILMQLSFLNVTAQDLINQYANLPSPVSSDFEINLSSTSNTQLLKWYRPFSNPFPSYDGEYNILTIDDWLFWENYIQAPGYGIAVSYQIEVVSFPFLPDCIKNTSGCGANNPNPGRNFILPSDPYDPNTDSWDYVRRYIPPTKFNVKGSSLASFAYAVDNPVLSTPVRNYFPHTILKHTLNIHCETNSTSDPITPPIFKFSWLHDNTRGRMKSYPFCPNSDALCNESQYDVCFAPRLLHKNTSHYYNESSPTLIVPVSGTLDYFKYSDLVNSNCNLPYTIYPLSNYAFYNYTPGFPSYIRAYFAPYSLITAPLYQSEGRAIAGYEVSGSNFSPMFGISHNYTINSNFDFAFTELATTDRIFYNPSDVTITATDLHFPSHYSFRTIRGVYPSPAEVANDNTPANGGFYSDDRDVPVRTDLRSEDPLFPDDPMIPDHSRYASLYRLAAGSKLTFDPCVEVFDAAFILNPGSVLEFANAPTFVGLHRVAIDRMGGRLIRKYDLASLTNGTLFLQDDVESANSPNTYVADAKIHVGEFVDPNQTAGPYVADIGSNLELIAKEYIKLDNGFSALPGSAVKITIDPNLSVAICPPPLSGGSGNRIRNSTTPEISSNAHIKLLPNPFQVATGIYIENKEGDEIQSIVVMDATGKTIKTLSQINTNYSEISLAEFNDGLYFIIVKTIQNQKVFKALKQG, from the coding sequence ATGAGACGACAATTTATACAATCTATTGTTATTTTAATGCAACTATCATTTCTTAATGTTACTGCACAAGATTTAATAAATCAATATGCGAATTTACCCTCTCCGGTAAGTTCTGATTTTGAAATAAATTTATCCTCTACTTCAAATACGCAATTGCTTAAATGGTATAGACCTTTCAGCAATCCATTTCCATCATATGACGGTGAATACAATATTCTCACTATAGACGATTGGCTATTTTGGGAGAACTACATTCAGGCGCCAGGATATGGAATTGCTGTTTCTTATCAAATTGAAGTAGTTTCTTTCCCGTTTTTACCTGACTGTATTAAAAATACTAGTGGATGTGGAGCTAATAATCCTAATCCCGGAAGAAACTTCATTTTACCCTCAGATCCATATGATCCCAATACTGATAGCTGGGATTACGTTAGAAGATATATTCCACCGACTAAGTTTAATGTGAAGGGTTCAAGTTTAGCTTCATTTGCATATGCCGTTGATAATCCCGTGTTAAGCACCCCGGTCCGAAATTATTTTCCTCATACCATATTAAAACATACTTTGAATATTCATTGTGAAACGAATTCAACCTCTGATCCGATTACACCACCGATTTTCAAGTTTTCGTGGCTTCATGATAATACGAGAGGTCGTATGAAATCCTATCCTTTCTGTCCAAATAGCGATGCACTTTGCAATGAATCACAATATGATGTTTGCTTTGCTCCAAGATTATTACATAAAAATACCAGTCACTATTACAATGAAAGTTCGCCAACTCTGATTGTACCGGTTTCAGGTACTCTTGACTATTTTAAATACAGTGATCTTGTAAATTCAAATTGTAATTTGCCTTATACGATTTACCCCTTGTCCAATTATGCATTTTATAACTATACACCCGGATTCCCTTCATACATCCGTGCCTATTTTGCACCTTATTCATTGATCACGGCACCACTCTATCAAAGTGAAGGCAGAGCGATAGCAGGTTACGAAGTTTCGGGATCAAACTTTTCTCCCATGTTTGGTATTTCACACAACTATACTATAAATTCTAATTTTGACTTTGCGTTTACAGAGCTGGCAACGACAGATAGAATCTTCTACAACCCCAGCGATGTTACCATTACTGCCACTGATCTTCATTTTCCAAGTCACTATTCCTTCCGTACCATTCGTGGAGTTTATCCTTCACCCGCCGAAGTGGCCAATGATAATACTCCCGCCAATGGTGGTTTTTATAGTGATGATCGTGATGTACCCGTTCGCACTGACCTGCGTAGTGAAGATCCGTTGTTCCCCGATGACCCAATGATTCCTGACCATTCCAGATATGCCTCTTTGTACAGACTGGCAGCCGGAAGCAAATTAACCTTTGATCCCTGCGTTGAGGTTTTTGATGCTGCTTTTATTTTAAATCCCGGTTCGGTTTTAGAATTTGCCAATGCGCCTACATTTGTCGGGCTCCATCGTGTGGCCATTGATAGAATGGGCGGAAGACTTATCCGCAAGTATGATCTTGCTTCCCTAACAAACGGCACTTTGTTTTTACAAGATGATGTTGAATCAGCAAATAGTCCGAATACGTATGTGGCAGATGCAAAAATCCATGTGGGCGAATTTGTTGATCCGAATCAAACGGCAGGACCTTATGTTGCAGATATAGGTAGCAATCTTGAATTAATAGCAAAAGAATATATAAAGCTGGATAATGGATTTAGTGCACTGCCCGGTTCAGCAGTTAAAATAACTATTGACCCCAATTTATCAGTGGCCATCTGTCCTCCACCTCTCAGTGGCGGTAGCGGAAATCGCATTAGAAATAGTACAACTCCGGAAATTAGCAGCAATGCTCATATTAAACTTTTACCCAATCCCTTTCAAGTAGCCACCGGAATATACATTGAAAACAAAGAAGGAGATGAGATTCAATCCATTGTTGTTATGGATGCAACAGGAAAAACAATCAAAACACTATCGCAGATCAATACAAACTATTCGGAAATTTCCCTGGCGGAATTTAATGATGGATTGTACTTTATAATTGTAAAAACAATTCAAAATCAAAAAGTATTTAAGGCGTTGAAGCAGGGGTGA
- a CDS encoding T9SS type A sorting domain-containing protein: MKLNSPSSFVKYALLFIGLCLNFLFRGTSTAQTYRNVCFTNPANNEYGDKIAITYDNHFIISSTIRIGSLGLPQLAITKTDSSFNPIFTKLYGYSNVNYNTSGMELTNDSSILIVSSNSEYDSLNQKYRLFSTIAKLNMSGDTIHTLNISDSLNNLYLKPIHVSGDSLFLIGSVGSTKQFEPNEGVFIAYNHKTNSVIFKRIFNKHPNYNTNLWHGVFNEKKQTFLIAGTAQIDTTSSNFLQLFLIECNTNGLAINMYSMSDTVDYSYLQLATSKKSGKIFCGVEKFSANQKSSFIYFTLDSLNNKVISKRIYDGIQDKLFFTNAFIDSTDNILLSLGPRILNIDSIGDIIGYNYIFQNNTYPLANILYKAGTVIGNKAYFIGSVKLLLSSAFDIIIAETDLNGIGCFASNLTESSVNYPIAINPDSISIDTSHSFNYTYGLDVLNSTLGLMNLCPNSSNEISELNDIEIKVSPNPFQDKITITCDNPLSSINISISSMNGILMEKCRVNDLSTLEINLENLPSGIYILSIVYNDKSKINKKLIKINN, translated from the coding sequence ATGAAATTAAATTCTCCATCAAGCTTTGTGAAGTACGCTCTTCTTTTTATAGGGCTATGTTTAAATTTTCTTTTTCGTGGAACTTCAACCGCACAAACCTATAGAAACGTATGTTTCACAAACCCTGCTAACAACGAGTATGGAGATAAAATTGCAATTACATATGATAATCACTTTATAATATCATCCACTATTAGAATAGGGTCTCTCGGACTGCCTCAACTAGCGATTACTAAAACAGACTCCTCTTTTAACCCCATCTTTACCAAATTGTATGGCTATAGTAACGTAAACTATAATACATCCGGTATGGAACTCACGAATGACTCTAGTATACTTATAGTGAGCTCAAATTCTGAATACGACTCATTAAATCAAAAATATAGATTATTTTCAACCATCGCTAAATTAAATATGTCAGGCGATACCATACATACACTAAACATCAGTGATTCACTGAACAATCTATATCTTAAACCGATTCATGTTTCCGGTGATAGTTTGTTCCTTATTGGTTCCGTTGGAAGTACAAAACAATTTGAGCCAAATGAAGGCGTTTTTATTGCCTATAATCATAAAACCAATTCAGTTATATTCAAAAGAATTTTTAACAAACATCCAAACTACAATACGAATTTATGGCATGGAGTATTCAATGAAAAGAAGCAAACCTTCCTTATAGCAGGGACGGCGCAAATAGATACGACTTCATCGAATTTTCTTCAGTTATTTCTAATAGAATGTAATACAAATGGTTTAGCTATAAATATGTATAGTATGTCAGATACTGTTGACTATAGCTACCTCCAACTAGCAACATCGAAGAAATCGGGAAAGATTTTTTGTGGTGTTGAAAAATTTTCTGCTAATCAAAAGAGCAGTTTTATATACTTTACTCTCGATTCTCTTAATAATAAAGTGATAAGTAAAAGAATTTATGATGGAATTCAAGATAAATTATTTTTTACAAACGCCTTTATTGATTCAACTGATAATATTCTTTTATCCTTAGGACCCCGGATACTTAATATTGATAGCATAGGAGATATCATTGGCTATAACTATATCTTCCAAAACAATACCTACCCACTTGCAAACATTCTTTATAAAGCAGGAACAGTAATCGGTAATAAAGCGTATTTTATAGGAAGCGTAAAATTACTTCTAAGTTCTGCTTTTGATATTATAATAGCCGAAACAGACTTGAATGGAATAGGTTGCTTTGCCAGCAATCTTACTGAAAGTTCAGTAAATTATCCTATTGCAATTAATCCGGATTCGATTTCTATAGACACATCACATAGCTTCAACTATACTTATGGATTGGATGTATTAAATTCAACTTTGGGACTTATGAATTTATGTCCAAATTCTTCTAATGAAATTTCCGAATTGAATGATATCGAAATAAAAGTATCTCCTAACCCATTTCAAGACAAAATAACAATTACTTGTGATAACCCCTTATCCTCAATTAATATAAGTATAAGTTCCATGAATGGTATTTTAATGGAAAAATGCAGAGTAAATGATCTATCAACTTTAGAAATTAATCTGGAAAATTTACCATCAGGAATTTATATTTTATCAATAGTATATAATGATAAAAGCAAAATCAATAAGAAATTAATTAAAATAAATAATTAG
- a CDS encoding T9SS type A sorting domain-containing protein → MKTKMKNCCNLFLFMFIFNTKSESQDIIVPYFNSPTLQFSNLETFVNSYSNPVQFYRSNTFTGYNGEYEINLLTPDFFWADHYLGPTLETYLLSYDMEVVSFPFLPDCYLYSNGCEGAIDRNLVMPPSSQAYFPLTDTWGAAIFRKKPLTKLINTESQSLASIAYKDNFPFDVFTNRYYLPHSIIKHTIYVHCENNNVTTPTSNPIFSVSWIYDNTRGRMKEYPFCPCNCTNCSESEYDVSYAPKLLHNQISHSYNESNNTVLLPNGTINYFDYSNINSNGCTIPLLIQPNQNDVFFSSSPVSTYNKAYIPPYSLISAPLMQHRGLVPAGYENISGNIVKLNGIEHNYFINTNILPHMAEINTTDYIIYNPSDVTITADNLLFYYPYSYRTIRGMFPTPAEVLADNININGGPYDPQDVPVRTDLRCEDPLFPDDPLIPDDSKYASLYRLASGSMVTLKPCVSVFDAAFILYPNSTLVLDNKPTIIGLHRVAIDRFGGRLIEKHDLNNGTFYLQNKTETAIAPNSYVVNSKIFAGENVDALSQTGPYVAAIGTNLELLASEFIKLEHGFSAENGSEVKIKIDPLLSIGLCPQPLSGGSGNRIRNSTTPEISSNAHIKLLPNPFQVATGIFIENKEGDEIQSIVVMDATGKTIKTLSHINTNYSEISLAEFNDGLYFIIVKTIQNQKVFKAIKQG, encoded by the coding sequence ATGAAAACTAAAATGAAAAACTGTTGCAATCTATTTCTTTTCATGTTTATTTTTAATACTAAATCTGAAAGTCAAGACATAATAGTACCCTATTTCAATAGCCCAACTCTTCAATTTTCGAACCTTGAAACATTTGTAAATAGTTATTCTAATCCAGTACAATTTTATAGAAGTAATACCTTTACAGGTTATAATGGTGAATATGAAATAAACTTACTTACTCCTGATTTTTTTTGGGCTGATCATTATCTTGGTCCGACTTTAGAAACTTATCTTTTATCCTACGACATGGAGGTGGTGTCTTTTCCATTTTTACCAGATTGCTATTTATATTCGAATGGATGCGAAGGTGCTATTGATAGAAATTTGGTAATGCCACCTTCTTCGCAAGCTTATTTTCCATTAACTGATACCTGGGGAGCTGCAATTTTTAGAAAAAAACCATTGACTAAATTGATAAATACTGAAAGTCAATCTCTAGCATCAATAGCATATAAAGATAACTTTCCTTTTGATGTTTTTACCAATCGATATTATCTTCCTCATTCCATAATTAAACATACCATTTATGTCCATTGTGAAAACAATAATGTCACTACCCCTACTTCTAATCCAATATTTAGTGTTTCATGGATCTATGATAATACAAGAGGCAGAATGAAAGAATACCCTTTTTGCCCCTGCAACTGTACCAATTGTTCAGAATCAGAATACGACGTTTCATATGCTCCAAAATTACTTCATAATCAAATTTCTCATTCTTACAATGAAAGCAATAACACAGTATTATTACCAAATGGAACTATAAACTATTTTGATTACTCAAATATCAATTCCAATGGATGTACCATTCCTCTTTTAATTCAACCAAATCAAAACGATGTGTTCTTTTCCAGCTCACCTGTTTCTACTTACAATAAAGCATATATCCCGCCATATTCCCTCATTTCTGCTCCACTCATGCAACATCGTGGTCTAGTACCTGCAGGCTACGAAAATATTTCTGGAAACATTGTGAAACTAAATGGAATAGAACATAACTATTTTATAAACACGAATATTTTACCCCACATGGCTGAAATCAATACAACTGATTACATCATATACAACCCTAGTGATGTTACAATAACTGCTGATAATTTACTTTTTTATTATCCATACTCCTATAGAACTATTCGGGGAATGTTTCCAACACCTGCTGAGGTATTGGCTGATAACATCAATATCAATGGTGGCCCCTATGATCCCCAGGATGTACCCGTTCGCACTGACTTGCGCTGTGAAGATCCCTTATTCCCCGATGACCCGTTGATTCCTGATGATTCTAAGTATGCTTCATTGTATAGATTAGCTTCTGGTAGCATGGTTACATTAAAGCCATGTGTTAGTGTTTTTGATGCAGCCTTTATTCTATATCCAAATTCAACATTAGTTTTAGACAACAAACCCACCATCATTGGTTTACATAGGGTAGCTATTGATCGATTTGGAGGGAGGCTAATTGAAAAACACGACCTAAATAACGGTACATTTTATTTACAAAATAAAACTGAAACAGCAATTGCTCCAAATTCCTATGTTGTAAATTCGAAAATATTTGCTGGAGAAAATGTTGATGCTTTGTCACAAACTGGGCCTTATGTAGCAGCAATCGGAACCAACTTAGAACTATTAGCTAGTGAATTTATTAAACTAGAACATGGCTTTTCTGCTGAAAATGGTTCTGAGGTGAAAATTAAAATCGACCCATTATTATCAATTGGTTTATGTCCACAGCCGCTGAGTGGCGGTAGCGGAAATCGTATCAGAAATAGTACAACTCCGGAAATTAGCAGCAATGCTCATATTAAACTTTTACCCAATCCCTTTCAAGTAGCCACCGGAATATTCATTGAAAACAAAGAGGGAGATGAGATTCAATCCATTGTTGTTATGGATGCAACAGGAAAAACAATCAAAACACTATCGCATATCAATACAAACTATTCGGAGATTTCTCTGGCTGAATTTAATGATGGATTGTACTTTATAATTGTAAAAACCATTCAAAATCAAAAAGTGTTTAAGGCGATTAAGCAAGGGTAA
- a CDS encoding response regulator, whose product MKFGKARKIFIVEDDELQSSLLMDRLTRDIPHTVTIFPTGEECLKHIHENPEIIILDYHLNKDVKDAATGMEILTVIKKANPDIHIIMLSSQERYSIALQSIQKGAEQYVVKDATAFEKINNLVNDLK is encoded by the coding sequence ATGAAATTCGGAAAAGCCAGAAAAATTTTTATTGTGGAAGATGATGAGTTACAAAGCTCGTTGCTGATGGACCGCCTGACGAGGGATATTCCACATACAGTAACCATTTTCCCCACCGGCGAGGAGTGTCTGAAACATATCCATGAAAATCCGGAAATTATTATTCTGGACTATCACCTGAACAAGGATGTGAAAGATGCGGCGACCGGAATGGAAATCCTGACTGTGATTAAAAAAGCGAATCCGGATATTCATATTATCATGCTCAGCAGTCAGGAACGTTACAGCATCGCCTTGCAAAGTATTCAGAAAGGAGCGGAGCAGTATGTGGTGAAGGACGCGACTGCTTTTGAGAAAATAAATAATCTGGTGAACGACCTGAAGTAA
- a CDS encoding flippase-like domain-containing protein: MIPALRNLFFLAIGGVLLWLTFRNHDFSLVWEKVKTANPWWLGLSCLCSMAALISRAMRWIQLIEPLGYKPRLSTTYHAVTFAYLANMAVPRLGEISRCGALKKSDNVPFEKLVGTVIIERLADVFMLLVCIAMTAFLEFDLLGGFLYKQIIGPAIEKVGNGTFLIVILLIIAVIAGGSLYALFRMSNPPALIQKIRGFALGLGDGLKSITKVKNKGLFLFHSLFIWTMYFMMSYLCFFALPETTSLGPSAALFIMVLGGIGMTAPVQGGIGTYHLLVSQGLLLYGLSETDGLVYATMSHAIATLLLILLGALSMISLFFFVKNRNSATA; encoded by the coding sequence TTGATACCGGCACTACGCAATCTGTTTTTTCTGGCAATCGGAGGAGTTCTTCTGTGGCTCACTTTCCGTAACCATGATTTCTCATTGGTATGGGAGAAAGTAAAAACAGCCAATCCCTGGTGGCTCGGATTATCTTGCCTTTGTTCGATGGCCGCTTTAATCAGCCGTGCGATGCGATGGATACAACTTATTGAACCCCTAGGCTATAAACCCCGATTGAGTACTACTTACCATGCCGTTACCTTTGCCTATCTGGCCAATATGGCGGTTCCGCGATTGGGCGAAATTTCCCGTTGTGGTGCCTTGAAGAAAAGTGACAATGTCCCTTTTGAAAAGCTGGTGGGCACGGTGATTATTGAACGACTCGCGGATGTTTTCATGCTGCTCGTCTGCATTGCCATGACCGCCTTTCTGGAATTCGATCTTCTGGGAGGATTTCTCTATAAACAGATCATCGGACCGGCAATAGAAAAAGTGGGTAATGGGACTTTCTTAATTGTGATCCTCCTGATTATTGCTGTCATCGCCGGAGGCTCACTTTATGCCCTGTTCAGGATGTCGAATCCGCCTGCATTGATTCAGAAAATCCGCGGGTTTGCATTGGGTTTGGGAGATGGATTGAAGAGCATAACCAAAGTCAAAAACAAAGGACTCTTTCTCTTTCATAGTTTATTTATCTGGACCATGTATTTTATGATGAGCTATCTCTGCTTCTTCGCCTTGCCGGAAACCACTTCACTCGGTCCATCAGCAGCACTCTTTATTATGGTATTAGGAGGAATTGGTATGACAGCTCCTGTACAAGGGGGTATCGGTACTTATCATTTGCTGGTCTCTCAAGGACTCTTATTATATGGGTTATCTGAAACCGACGGATTAGTATATGCCACCATGAGTCATGCGATCGCTACTTTATTATTAATTTTACTCGGTGCGCTATCTATGATCAGCTTATTCTTTTTTGTAAAAAACCGTAATTCAGCAACCGCATGA
- a CDS encoding T9SS type A sorting domain-containing protein — protein sequence MKSILLILIQLVAFNSLNAQSYFTSSFGLPGQNHVGRKMYHVNDTLNIIIGFHQLQNGDPKGILYQLDSSYNLVTSKTYIDSNLRGGFENIYPISDTTFIITSTTSTDTVPTKFSLTILCLNHEIDTLWTITISDSLNGISGNILHFENNILYLICNIFNMNATMDREMVLIAIDLNSKQIMFNKTYSISPHVETGIGSYIYHEHRNSFFLTVYNIEDTISLLRVPYILEINKLGDILNKWQLQDTMELYVSSTAGLIYNNLTKELNIFYEDLTTTNYIRDGFVICVLDSNLQIKNSNKYYNNWLHVSKATLNSVNSTIIFLAGGNIFIVDSTGYMLSNNNYYSSTFPLLQINNQSATAINNDLFIVGLTQYTLSGKQEMLISKCDFSGVGCYINPVPFSSTPYLFQMTPSINAITVDSSIIIYKQPHFNIQSIVLNRFDQCIPNAVLEDINKQEEVINVFPNPFHSSIQFKNLPSSIQQVQVFSLEGKTILTFNYSIDNDQIINFGFLVPGVYLLKLNLSNGSNTYLKIVKS from the coding sequence ATGAAAAGTATACTATTGATACTAATACAATTGGTAGCCTTTAATTCATTAAATGCACAATCTTACTTTACGTCATCTTTTGGTTTACCAGGGCAAAATCATGTGGGTCGAAAAATGTATCATGTTAACGATACTTTAAATATTATAATAGGTTTCCATCAATTACAAAATGGAGATCCTAAAGGCATCCTATATCAATTGGATAGTTCGTATAATTTAGTCACATCTAAAACATATATTGATTCGAATTTAAGAGGTGGATTTGAAAATATTTATCCAATATCCGACACCACATTTATTATTACTTCCACCACATCAACCGACACAGTTCCAACAAAATTTTCATTAACTATACTTTGCCTGAATCATGAAATTGATACTTTATGGACAATTACCATTAGCGATTCATTAAATGGAATATCCGGCAATATTTTGCATTTTGAAAATAACATATTATACTTAATTTGCAATATATTCAATATGAATGCCACGATGGATCGTGAAATGGTCTTAATTGCAATCGATCTTAATTCAAAGCAAATCATGTTTAATAAAACATATAGTATATCTCCACATGTGGAGACTGGCATCGGATCATATATTTATCATGAACACAGGAATAGTTTTTTCTTAACTGTATATAATATAGAAGACACAATTTCGCTCTTGCGTGTTCCTTATATACTTGAAATAAATAAACTAGGCGATATTCTTAACAAATGGCAATTGCAAGATACTATGGAGTTATATGTGAGTTCAACTGCTGGATTAATTTACAATAATCTCACAAAGGAGTTGAATATTTTTTACGAAGATCTAACGACAACCAATTATATCCGTGATGGATTTGTGATATGTGTATTAGACTCCAATTTACAAATAAAAAACAGTAATAAGTATTATAATAATTGGCTTCACGTTTCTAAAGCGACCTTAAATTCTGTCAATTCAACAATTATATTTTTAGCAGGTGGAAATATATTTATTGTTGATTCAACGGGATACATGTTAAGTAATAATAACTACTACAGCTCAACCTTTCCATTGCTGCAAATAAATAATCAATCAGCGACTGCTATAAATAATGATCTCTTTATTGTTGGTTTAACGCAATATACATTGAGTGGGAAACAAGAGATGTTAATTTCAAAATGTGATTTTTCAGGTGTTGGTTGCTATATTAACCCTGTTCCCTTTTCTTCCACACCCTATCTTTTTCAAATGACTCCCAGCATCAACGCAATAACCGTAGACTCTTCAATAATAATTTATAAGCAACCACATTTTAATATTCAGTCGATCGTTTTAAATCGCTTTGATCAATGTATCCCAAATGCTGTTTTAGAAGATATAAATAAACAAGAAGAAGTAATTAATGTATTCCCAAATCCATTCCACTCTTCAATTCAATTTAAAAATTTACCTTCCTCGATACAACAAGTTCAAGTTTTTTCATTGGAAGGAAAAACAATACTTACATTTAATTATTCAATTGACAATGATCAAATAATTAATTTTGGTTTCTTAGTTCCCGGAGTTTATCTTTTGAAATTGAATTTGTCCAACGGCTCTAACACGTACCTAAAAATTGTAAAATCTTAA
- the rfaE2 gene encoding D-glycero-beta-D-manno-heptose 1-phosphate adenylyltransferase, translating into MSHLQQLESKLMDALQLTEQLKKWRDQGCKIVFTNGCFDLLHLGHVDYLSHAADFGDKMIIGLNTDRSVSRLKGPTRPINDERSRALVLAALSCVSAVILFDEPTPLELIRLVNPDVLVKGADYKIENIVGADVVIAGGGSVKTIPFVEGYSTTAIEQRIRQAKI; encoded by the coding sequence ATGAGCCATCTTCAACAGCTGGAAAGCAAGTTAATGGATGCCCTTCAATTAACAGAACAACTGAAGAAGTGGAGGGATCAGGGATGTAAGATTGTGTTTACAAATGGCTGTTTTGACTTATTGCATTTAGGACATGTGGACTATTTATCACATGCTGCCGACTTCGGCGACAAGATGATTATTGGACTCAATACTGACCGGTCGGTGTCCCGATTAAAAGGACCAACGAGGCCGATCAATGATGAGCGCTCGAGGGCATTGGTCCTGGCTGCATTGTCTTGTGTTTCAGCAGTTATCCTCTTTGATGAGCCCACTCCCCTTGAATTAATTCGTTTGGTCAATCCCGACGTACTGGTAAAAGGAGCAGATTACAAGATAGAGAATATAGTGGGTGCAGATGTCGTTATAGCAGGAGGAGGAAGTGTTAAAACCATTCCCTTTGTAGAGGGCTATTCAACAACAGCCATTGAACAACGCATACGGCAGGCAAAAATCTGA